tttattaatttatcagtaatatttatttagtagcATTTGTTTGTCGGTTGATTGTAGTACTGTTTCTTTAATAGTAGTGGtactatatgtatttatttagtcgtattatttgtttattagtaAATGATAAACATTAgtattagaaatatttatttagtagtgttttttatttattattaattttgtttctttttttattggttGTATtatcattttcttatttattggtaTTATCTCttttagttgtattatttttactactattaattaattattttatttatatattagtgtTATTTATTAAGTTTGATTACTTTCATGTTTCttatttatagttagtatttatttagtatttgtttattaatataagttctaaaataattagtttatttattcacttatttgGTTAGTTATTGTTCCATTATTCTACATTTGCTGTGTGTGTTGCCCATTAGTGTCATGGACTGATCCCAGTGAGAGTGGAggagaaggcaccagcacctcgTGAACTGAGATCACTCCCATCTGGACCTGGCCTGGATATTCTGCTGAATCAGTAGAAACTCCCCAGCATGACTCAGCCTCTTTTCTAATTGATTCAGGAGTGGAACAACACAAGGTAGTATTTCTTAACCCCACACTGTGAATAGCTGTTGTGTATGTAGAAACCAAAAGGAGAACATCTAAGCTTCCTTTATACTTCCTCAAAGGTGTGTTTATAATGTAATGAGCTTTCATTTGTAAGTCTGTTGTCCTAATGGCTGGACTCACTACCGGAGGAACTGCTATATTTTGGGGCCTGGTAGTGCTAGCTGGTAGTGCTAGCTTTGTGCACTGTATGCATGATTTTAAAACTATAATGAAGTAGTCATTTGTTTTACCTTAGAGACTACAATAGAGACTACACCACTGATTTCACtcctggttatatatgctctatataattgtgtatataatatatatatataataatatatatatattgtagatcAGTGGACTACAcccacatttcactgctggttatatatgctctatataattgtgtatataatatatatatataataatatatatatattatagatcagtggactACAcccacatttcactgctggttatatatgctctatataattgtgtatatgaccaataaaaatcttgaatcttgaataaacctgttttgttgtttttttatgtatattttgtttaaatactctctctctctctctctctctctctctctctctctatatatatatatatatagagagagagagagagagttctaaTTATTCTCTTAATTAAAAAAGATGTTCTCTTTTTGGTTTATACATCCACAACAGCTGAGttcttagccatcttcaagaatcggcctaaaacacatctcttccatctttatttgactctctaactttagcactcaccattctaattctattcttaaaaaaaaatcctacctttcttatctttttgtattctattttcttttcatttataattcaattgtgtgtttgtgtgtgtgtattcatatatgatttatactttacataaatacaaatatgcattacatatatttgttaaatacacacatatatatattaaattattaatttaattaattgtaatcgattaaacaataaaaatacttaaacgAAACTGTGCATATATATAAGACCtgtaacactagcttgctctattctttttctattctgttttctttttatttattatattatttaaacgcCCTtgttacgtgtactgtgttaagatAACTGAGATTTGTtacagcacttatatatcattgctctttttgttgtttttgattgcttccactgtcctcatttgtaagtcgctttggataaaagcgtccgctaaatgaataaatgaataaatgtaaatgtaattattcatGCCAGGTTTTATATGTTCTATATAAGCTCTAACGCAATGACATCATAAAATAATTCGTTCTATTCATTGCCTACATCTTTAGTGTAGGAACCAATATATGTTGTGCCTATATTAAACTTGGTTCCGCCCGGACACTCATAGATGTGGGACGGGGAAAAGATGGCGGCGGCCTTGGTACAAATGTCATGTTTGTATCGTGGGATGTTGGCGGTCAGGGCCACAGGCATCCGGCCGCTGATTCCAGGACTCGTGCCATCTCAGTTCAGGGCGTTTTCGATGAAGAAAGAACCGGAGCTGGAGGAAAATCCGTATTATAGTAAATATGAAGAGAAGATCAGGAAACTGCGGAGGTGGGCAGCTATCAAATACTTACATGTCGTTGCTGTATATTGATATTAATCTCATGTGTAATACTGTAACATCAGTACAAAACCTCAAGAATATAAAGCCCGAGTGGAGAAGCGCGGGGAGGTGAAGACCGAGCCTCTAGGACAGTCAAGACAAGCAGAATTCGTCAAGTACATGGAGAAAGAGGTGAAGAGCACATCTTACAtttgattttcagttttcatttctaAATGTACCTTGTAAATGACTTATACATTTAACGTgttccatttttatattttatgtgttttatttaaatgatacttaacttattgtattatgtattacattttaattgttattaatgtaatacataatgtaacattataaCCCATACAGTATTGTTTAATAAATGATcatgtaatacaaaaaataatataaaatataagtgaaacgtgtattataatattttgtacgAACACGTAATTTGctgatttatttgcttatttgtagCTGGACAAAAGTGGTAAAGCAGGAGCTGGGGGCTTCACCAAAGATAAGGTAAACTATAGTTACCTCATTAGTATGGTGAATTAGAGATTTATAGTTTGTCATTTGcatcttttacttttttattttcttctcattttATAGTCATTAGGGTCTATTCTCAACCTTGATATGATTCAGGAGAAATCTGGATCTGAAATTGCAGAGGTAAGAGGAAGATAGACTGTACAAAAAAAAggagtaaaaatattaaatggacTACCAAACCAAATGCCTACCTTTCTGTGTGCAGCTGTGGATGCAGTACTTCTCAAAGAAAGACACGATCAGTGCCATCATACCAGTGAGTTCTGTTTTATATATCAGTCtatttactgataaaaaaaaccttaatattaactgctttctatttcaaAGCAGTTCTATTTAATGATCTATGGTTTCACCAGAGATAATTGACCTTGTAATTCCGTGTCATAGGGCTCaacatttgacattatttttggCCGTGCCAAATCTTGCCCGATGGTAAGTATgggtattttcaagcttcatgcCATCAAATAACCCTGCTAAATGTCCACTTGGCGGTAGTAGATCCTTTCAAGAGCATCTGTTATGAGTCTAATCATGATGATGAGGagtttgtcttttgaatatcttaTTCATAGGCTGTGTAAGAGCATAGTCATGTTCTGTAAAACTTAACAGTAAGGTTGGGAACCAAGAAAAGTACTGAATAATGTGACATTagtgctgttcttttttattatttaatgctgtAATTATTTAGTggcttattaatacttataatgAATATGTAGAGTGAAACAGATTGTGGTTTGATTCCCAAATGAATCAGTTTAGTCAGtaatttttagtgaatcaaagaGTTTAACTAGGGTAGTTCAATTTCTAAATTACTATTATAAGCCTTTTAAAAGCCTTTGATTGCTTAATTTGTATCATTCTTTTTAGggaaataaaaaacttgaagcaCAATAAGTGTCATTTGATCCCAtcaattctttttagtgaatcaaacgcTTGATTCGAATACAGTAAGTAGGGTCTGATTCCCAAATGAATCACTATGATGAATCAAATATACAGCACAACCAGCATAGTCCAtttcctgaatgaatcactgTAACGAgtgagttatttttagtgaatcaaatatGTAGTGCAACCAGCATTGTCTGATTCCATAATGAATCATGTTAAtggtttttttcctttttttttttctttttttttttgtgaattgaacGCATAGGGCACCCAGTGTAGCTCGGTtcctgaacaaatcattttttttgtgtgtgtagtgaTTTAAAAAATCCATCACAACCAATGTAGtccaatataatataatctatgaTAATGTAATCTTTGCACAGTTTCTGTACGCTCTGCCTCAGAAGGAGGGCTATGAGTTTTTTGTCGGCCAGTGGGCTGGTCATGAACTGCACTTCACATCTTTAATCAATGTTCaggtattattataattattattatttttttaatatatatttttaatataaattccaCTCTTTCTGATGGCATAGTTACTGAAATTGAGTTGTATTTCAGACAATGGGAGAAAATGCACCCAGCCAGCTTATTTTATACCACTATACAGAACTGCAGAAGGACAAAGGCATTGTGCTGATGACCGCTGAGATGGATAGCAAATTTGTGGTAAGTGAAATGAAGGAACTAggtaaaaccaaaaccaaaatcagtgcagtttttaattcattttttcaaCCTCTTTCAGACTGTCCACCAGGCGCAGTGCTTGGCCAATCAAGTGCAGCTATTTTATGGATCTCAGCGGCTTGAAACTTTCCGATTGGTCGAGACCTTCAACCACCAACCGACAGAGTTTAAACACATGGCTGTGATTGCAGAACTCGAACAAAGTGATATCGGACCAGCAGTCACTACAAAATAATCCAAAGGCAATAAATACGGTGTTGCTTGATGTGGACGGATGCCTTGAGAAAGCAGCGCTCTGTAACTTTGTATGGAGGCCTGTGAGAGTCTCTGCCACCAGAAGAGAAGATATTGTGTTACCTTTCAATAGATATGTGTTAAATAATCTCACAGTAGAtattacatatgaaaaaaaaatgcatacgtCTATAAGTGACTATCTGCTACCATGTATGCAGATTCAGTTCTCATTTGACTCCCAGGAAATGTCCTCATTAGCATTTGGCATGAAATACTGTACTAGTGTGATGAtaattatttgctttaaaatgcaaaaagaaagatttttatcAGGATAAAAATGACATGTTTCCCACAAAAATAAGTCATCCACTTAATGCATAAATGGTGCACTTAATTCTTTTTTATGTATAGTATTACTTCAAATTATCAAACTTAAATTACAATTAAGTTGTTCAAGCCTGTTTACCAGAAAATACAGATATGCACACCTGTAGCCTGGTAAATGAGATTTATAAATAGACCATCTGTAATGCCCTGAGGACCCAAGTAGCATAATGTTTTGGGATGCTATTCATAATAAACCCTTGCATTTTTGGCCGTATTTATGTATCTGGTTCTGTATTTTGTACATAATAGAAAAGTGACATGGAAATGATGCTTAAGAATTTCTTAAAACCAACTTCACTTTTTGGAGTCATTTTGCTGATGACCTTTAACCAACATGACCTCGTATTTAGTGCATTTGTAAAGCTCGCCAgaatatttcaaaaacatcttgACTTGAcgatgtcactttgtaaataAGCATTAACGTGCAATACGCATGTGCACAACATCACCGTTGAGTTTCTGTAGTTTAGGCATACACGAAGatgacaatataaaaaataaaaaataaacgtgATTTTTGAAATGAGGTTTCAAAAGTTGCATCTTCAGACATCCAGAATGCTGTTGTTgtgtaaatctaatttaaaacattttgcaaaaagtttatttcactaattccattcatagagtgaaacttgtatattatattcattattatgcgcagactaatatatttcaaatgtttatttcctttaattttgatgattatgatgattataactgacaactaaggaaaatcccaaattcagtatctcagaaaatttgaatattacttaagattaaaacaaagaaaggatttttagaaatcttgtccAACTcaaaaagtatgagcatgttcatcactcaatacttagttggggctccttttgtctgaattactgcagcattGCGGCGTGGCATAGAGTCGATCATTCTGTGGCACTGCTCGGGTGTTATGAGAgcacaggttgctctgatagtggccttcagctcttctgcattgttgggtctggcttattgcatcttcctcttcacaataccccatagattttctatggggttaaggtcaggcgagtttgctggccaattaagaacagggataccatggtccttaaaccaggtactggaagctttggcactgtgtgctggggtcaagtcctgttggaaaatgaaatctgcttcTCTACAAAGTTGTTCAttagcaggaagcatgaagtgctctaaaacttcctggtatacggctgcgttggccttggacctcagaaaacacagtggaccaacaccagcagatgacatggcatcccaaaccatcactgactgtgaaaACTTTAACCTTCGCCTCTCTATCAATGTGCTTGGAcccagagctctgtgaacagtcagcctcttttgcaaagaccttttgtgtcttgccctccttgtgcaaggtgtcaatggtcgtcttttggacaactgtcaagtcagcagtcaaTCCTATGATTGTctatcctacagaactagactgagagaccatttaaaggcctttgcaggggTTTTGAgctaattagctgattagagtgtggcacagGTGTCTTcgatattgaaccttttcacaatattataattttctgagatactgaattaaaattaaaagaaataaacatttgaaatatatcagtctgtgtgcaatgaatgaatatacatctatctatctatctatctctaagccaggtaggctattttattttatataatctctAATACGATGACATTTCGTCTCAGTATGCAATAtgtgtttaaatacttttttgagTCGCAGTATGTTCCTAATCTGATTATAAGCGTTTACATTTAGCGGTGAATTTGAGCGACACAGTTAATCGTCGGTTAATTGTCGCCGTTGCCCCACCCAACTGTACACAGCGCGCTTTCAAATAAACCCGACAATAAAGCTCCATAAAACCACTATCATTCACTATTATACGCGATAATACGCACGGAAAGCGGGCGTTTTGGACGCGTTCACAGTCGGGTCGGTGAACACGCGTCGTCAGGAGCTGCAGCGTCCATAAACCCCCACCTACAAGAGCACCAGACGAGAGCTGCGCTTACATCCGAGGTGAGCTTCTCCATCATATGCCATTAAATGACTGCTGCTTGTCGATTATGGATGTTTGTCGGTGAATGTCATCCGTCAGAATGTCGTTAATATCTCATTGATGGTTATGAACGAGCTCGTGTGTTTACATGGTCCAAATAACATCTTCTGATTATGCAATGATATTCATCCTTGTGAATGGATGTAGATGTCAAATGTCTCGTGTAGCCGAACCTGTTACGTTGATTTAACGGTGGTtttgcccccccaaaaaaacacagTAGGCTAATAAGAAATGAAGGCATGAAATTATGCATTGGCATATGCATCATTCGAGACTTGTTTTGATGAAAGGCTACATAGACCACAGCTGGTggtccttttttttaattatatattttttcttgtaatttatagtttattgttttattattttttattattatttttttattgaattttataataattgtaatgttataattcatttttataattcagtAACAGGGTGGACACCAGTATTTACTGTATTGTATGTGTAGtgttaatatttaacatattgtattatatatatatatatatatatatatatatatatatatatatatatatatatatatatatatgtgtgtgtgtgtgtgtgtgtgtgtgtgtgtgtgtatatatatatatatatatatatatatatatatatatatatatgtgtgtgtgtgtgtgtgtgtgtgtctgtatatatgtatgtatatatgtctgtgtgtgtgtgtatactgtatagaCCAAATGGTTCATATTTCTTCTGAtctccactgtatatatatattgtaagaaCATCTATCTATGtactatatataaaactatatatgcGTTATGTATGCGTTTTCAATAAAAAGCTACTGCTCAATAGTAACAGGGCTGACACTAGTCAACTAGGGGACACACATCCATACCaaatcgatagatagatagatagatagatagatagatagatagatagatagatagatagatagatagataaattaaaatttttatcttATTGAAGGATATTTCCACCTTATTCTTCAGTGTGAAAGTAAGGGTGAGACTCCCGGTTCATTAGCTTTTGTAGGGAAATAACGAgaagaataaaaatgtacattaaactgtaaaactgtttgcactacaaaaccagtgtgtttatatttaacataatacattaaaataatatggtaaaacCATACAGTCTATGGGTAAAACACGCcaatttgcaatatcaagcagcaaaatgtgcgttttgtacagctaaaaatagctggacttGGAAGAGACCAGAAGCCAGACCCATACAATGAACAAATAGCTGCACCCGCTCTTACAGAAAAAATAaggtggatttttttattttttaaatacaacctCCTGCTGAATACCAAACCTGAATACTGCTGAACAGGGTTGATACCAGTCTCCTGCATTTATTCTCTCCTCCTCATTCACAGATGGCTAAAGCAGACCAACGCTTCGGGCAGAGAGATGGATCTGATCAGAACTTTGACTACATGTTCAAACTCCTGATCATTGGCAACAGTAGTGTAGGGAAGACCAGCTTTTTATTCAGATACGCAGACGACTCCTTTAGCAACTCTTTCGTCAGCACAGTCGGCATCGACTTTAAGGTGAAGACCGTTTACAGGAACGACAAAAGAGTGAAGCTCCAAATATGGGTGAGTGCTGGAGCAGGCTTATTGGTGTAACTGAATGCCTGGTGTTGAAATATGTGCATGAAAATTAGGTTATTTTTAGCCACACATTGTTTGTTGTTTGAATGTGATTGGCTGGCATCATTAAACTTGAAGTGCATCCGGCTGTATTATGTGATGTGCGCATCCTCTACCTTCCACAATCACCTTCTACCAGGCTGTGAATGAGAGCCATCTTTTTCTGAAGGAAAAGAAAGCAAGCGCCTTCCTTTATCCCCCGCCCCCCCACATGCATCATCGATGCTCGTTGTCATGGAAGCAGCACTCCATACTGCTCCCTGGCAGAAAGAGATCCTCATAGCCAATTAAAGCAGCTCCTGAGGGTAAGAAGGGGTGGGAAGAGAGTTCGAAAGCACACGAGAGAGCTGGGTGACAACACACAACCACAATTTGTGATAATTCATAATCTGGGTGTATTGATCGCGAGGTGTTAAAAATAGTCTCTCATTCAAAACAGCTGCAGGGAAACTGGCGCCAAGTGGAGCAAAACAAAACGGGCTTTAAATAAAGATGGCCTAAAATAGAGAAATTACGGCGTTTCACTAAACCATTCATTTAGTTTGTCCTCCTCATGTCTGGTATCCATTGCATTCATGGAGCATTGAAAGGTCTGTTAATAAATAACAATGCCACCAAAGCTTGTATTGCATCTTTGACTTTCCAGAAATGGAAAAGTCGTgagattcaaataaataaaatgcataatttaataaaaaaataactttagatGACTTTATCTGTGATaattatatattagttattttgtacttttctaaactttgtaaaataataataacttataaaAAGTGTATACAGTGCACAGTTTagtataagtattttttattgtttaattacaattaatacaattattcatttagtatgtatgtgtgtgtttaacaaacatatgcaatgcatatttgtatttatgtaaagtataaatcatatatatatatatatagtacgaccacatatattatgcaaacacaaacattcattttggatgtgattaataaatttgacagcactaatttagtTCTACACACACACGTCTATCTCGTGTATTTTGTTTGCTAAACAATATGCCAGGCCTCGGACAACTACtattttttgcataaatgtataaaaaatttcaCAATTTTCTGTTGCCTATAGGACACAGCGGGACAGGAGCGGTATAGAACTATTACAACAGCTTACTATAGAGGAGCCATGGGCTTCATCCTCATGTACGACATCACAAATGAAGAGTCCTTCAATGCAGTTCAGGACTGGTGAGCTTTAATCCAGAATCCATAGAGTTTTATCCATTGaagttatatgtatataaatgcactTTTCCTTTTAGGGCAACACAGATTAAGACCTATTCATGGGATAATGCTCAGGTGATATTAGTGGGGAATAAATGTGACATGGATGAGGAAAGAGTGGTGCCTTTTGAGAAGGGGAAACACTTGGCCGACCAGTTAGGTAAGTTATGTGTCCAGTCTTTCATCCGATTTATTGGATTTGATCTGATTTCTTTTTTTGATACTTTCTAACAGGGTTTGAGTACTATGAAGCCAGCGCCAAGGAGAACATCAACGTCAGACAAGTATTCGAGCGCTTAGTTGACATTATCTGCGTGAAGATGTCTGAAAGAGTCGATACGGAGCCATCCATGGTCACCGGTGCCAAAACCACCCGGCTAACCGATAAGCCGCCCCAGCTACCTCAAAATTGTTGCTGATTTACATCTCAACTCATATGCCAACTTAGCAGCAGCGGATCCGatgttgtttggtttgatgttaTGTTATATGGCGATTGGAACCAATCTGGGGTGCGTTTCGTATTATGATGCTTCGTTAGAAAAATTAACTAGCTAGTGACGACTGTTTCTGAAAATCGTAGTAACATGGTCGCAGCTTCTACATTTAAACATGTTGGTACAACAATATAAAATTGTGAGTAAATACATCTGATAAATAATCGATTCGATAGCTTAtagttcatttactcaaacaacagcGTTAACGTAGTGTGTAACTGGCGTACACTTTACTTCCCCATACATTTTGTTGTTTCAGCTCTCATCTTCTCCACAACAAAATTTTCTCTGAGATTCTACGAACGTAGCATCTAAGGATTGCTTAACTATTTCGTTTgccttgtttttcttttatttgatgTACTGTACGATTCGTCACATGTTCCCTTTTCCGTCATACTCCAGGGTTCCGTACGCATTTATACTCAAGCGTAGTCTTCAAAAACACTGCTTATTGTAGACACgctaaaatacatataaaacgaTTTATATACATTTAGATATCATGCTAACAAGAAACTAAGCTCCTAACCACATGTCAAAAGCTGTAGTGCAAACCAAACAATTTAGCGAATGTTCCTTGGAACTATGGTTTCGAGGAAAATTTGAATCATTGAACTTTGTTGATGGCAACTgaacttgtgaccatagttggctaacgatgcGGGAAACGCACCCTTGTTTGTTTGTAGCTGTCAAACACACATAGTAGTTCAGTAATAATAGTACACTTCTAACTTAATCGGTCCATAGGATACTCAAAGCAGGGACTAGAGCAAAGCACAAAAACTATTCCTTGGCTCTCAGAACTTAAATGTTCACTGTTAAAACTAGGTTTAAAATACAATCTGTTGTGGCACAATCTTACTAATcttatgaattatatattaagtgTAATGTAGTATATGAGTACTTTTAAGGGATGATTCactcaaaaatttaaaaatttctAGTATTTTGAAGGATGCTGTTAACCAAACAGTTGTCGGTAGCCATTGTCTTCTATACAATGGAGAAAAATACTAGAAGTGGATGGCTACCGGCAGTTGTTTTGAACATACAGAACACGTGAATGAGTAAACGTTGACaaaatgggtgaactatcccattagtCAAGGTAAAATGGTGGATATTATGTTAAAAGGCACAAGAATAAACTCTTGTGCAAAAAAGACTTTTGCAAAATGGCCATTATGCAGTTTTCAGGGTGGTTTCAATGCTCTGATTTATTTGGATCAGAAGCAGATGCACATTGTATGTTGGACTCCATCTATTATCAGCTGGCACAGTATGTGTTTTGAGAAAATGAGCACTTGCTTAAGCTTTCTTTAtgttaagagagaaaaaaatgtgatgtttagTGAATTCATGATTAGGTACGGTAAACAATATTCATGtcttacacaaaaaaatatgatattaaattcATGTTAAACTAAGTATTGTCAGAAACCACATGTAACAGTTGTGAGTAATAATAGACTGAACACAATCAGCACATTTCATAGTCAGGTGACGTTCAAAAGAAATTATTCTTTGCTTAAGTCCTCGAGTAGAACAGCAAGATATTGTGAACTCATGCCAGGATGTCTTTATATTTCAAAACTTGTAGCAAATCCTTGTGGGTTCGTGTGTGTATAATCTACTTTGGATTTTTATCAAGTGACGTATGAGTGTTTTCTGTAACTATAGTCAAAAATATTCCAATTGAGATATTTTTAATTCAGATGTTATAGGctactttttgtttttctgagtagatatttatttttatgctgctGGAATATATAGTTGTACCTTTGCTGTCAGTGTATTTTGATTTGTAGACAATTTGCACTGGGGCGTACAGTGATTGTACAGTTGTGAATGTTACTTTTAGATGCAATTTGTAACAATAAAAGCACAAATCACatataataatgcaaatatttacGTGCCACGTTTGTCATTGTATGTATGTTATGCTGATggccaataataaaaatatatactatatatactatatatactatgaaattaaaactcaaaattcaTCAATATAAAGAGCTTATACAGTATCCTAattcttcatttaaataatttgaatattaattcaTGGTATTGGATTAAACTGTCtttagcagtgttattttattatttgtatattaatattttgaattacatgttatttttaagttaaaacaattttatgtttttcttcatttgtattagcttttaaaatgtattcatttatagcTTTATTGTTATTTAGCTTTGTAATTTTTTCTACCCCGACTTAAGGTTATAAGTATACCCTAGGGTAATaagctaataaatatatatatatatttattcgttttcagctttatttcagtagcCGAAAATAATTTCTAGTAGGTTTCGTTTTAGTTAAACAACAAAACTTTAGCTGTATAAGAGAACCAGATCAAAATTCAAAGCTTATTATGCATTTGTGGCAACGCTCGGCCAATCAGATTGGTTATTGTTTTTCATGCCAAGGTATAACATCCAATCAAATTTCAGTGTATAAGGTGTGCTCATCAAGAGCATTAACATCCGTTTAACATCTGTAATCCAATCCTCACAGAGAAGATGACAGACCATCTCGAAGATGAAGTTGCACAAGTTTGATTTTCAGAACGCTTTTTACTAAAAGAGATTAGTAGCTGTTggaaacttaatatttaatacagCAGAGGACGTAAATATATTAGTGCCAGGTGGCAGTCTTGTTAAATCTATACGGTTTGGATGCAGTCTGACAGGTTTGTCAGACTTGACGCAAACAGAGAATCTGAGCGAAGCGATCCGATGATAACCAAATCACCGAGCGACCCCCAAAAATACAGGTAAATACagtttattcattataatattcactCATTCATTGTTTATaaggcacatttaaaaacaacccatgttgaccaaagtgctgtacggAGTATTATGAACAATACATAAGAGCAAACTAATTACTGTTgataaaataagaaacaaataaataattaaataaatgtcacaATAATTATaaggtatacattttataatatatttttggtgaatggatttaataataatataatatgaattaattataaCGGCTATCATATTATTTCTATGTATTACTAT
This DNA window, taken from Carassius auratus strain Wakin chromosome 47, ASM336829v1, whole genome shotgun sequence, encodes the following:
- the rab3b gene encoding ras-related protein Rab-3B encodes the protein MAKADQRFGQRDGSDQNFDYMFKLLIIGNSSVGKTSFLFRYADDSFSNSFVSTVGIDFKVKTVYRNDKRVKLQIWDTAGQERYRTITTAYYRGAMGFILMYDITNEESFNAVQDWATQIKTYSWDNAQVILVGNKCDMDEERVVPFEKGKHLADQLGFEYYEASAKENINVRQVFERLVDIICVKMSERVDTEPSMVTGAKTTRLTDKPPQLPQNCC
- the atpaf1 gene encoding ATP synthase mitochondrial F1 complex assembly factor 1, which encodes MWDGEKMAAALVQMSCLYRGMLAVRATGIRPLIPGLVPSQFRAFSMKKEPELEENPYYSKYEEKIRKLRSTKPQEYKARVEKRGEVKTEPLGQSRQAEFVKYMEKELDKSGKAGAGGFTKDKSLGSILNLDMIQEKSGSEIAELWMQYFSKKDTISAIIPGSTFDIIFGRAKSCPMFLYALPQKEGYEFFVGQWAGHELHFTSLINVQTMGENAPSQLILYHYTELQKDKGIVLMTAEMDSKFVTVHQAQCLANQVQLFYGSQRLETFRLVETFNHQPTEFKHMAVIAELEQSDIGPAVTTK